From uncultured Draconibacterium sp.:
TTGTAATAAATACGCCAATTTTATCGGCAGCAATGGATACGGTTACCGAGAGTAAAATGGCGATTGCCATTGCGCGCGAAGGCGGTATTGGTGTAATTCACAAAAATATGGGAATTGAGGAACAGGCTCACCAGGTAACAACTGTAAAACGTGCCGAAAATGGGATGATCTATGATCCGATTACCATTACTCCTGAGAAAAAAGTGAAAGATGCGCTGGATTTTATGGCAAAGTATAAAATCGGTGGTATTCCTGTTGTTGACGGACACGGTCACCTGGTAGGTATTGTAACCAACCGCGACCTCCGTTTTGAATTGAACATGCGCCGCCCGATCTCGGAAGTAATGACCACCGAAAACCTGGTTTCTACCACTGAATCAACTGATTTGCATAAAGCAGCAGAAATACTTCAGCGACATAAAATTGAAAAACTGCCGGTTGTTGATAAGGAAAATAAATTGATCGGGCTGGTTACCTATAAAGATATTACCAAAGCAAAAGATAAGCCACTGGCCTGTAAAGATGAAAAAGGCCGTTTACGCGTTGCTGCCGGTGTTGGTATTGCCGGCGATACAATGGACCGTGTAGACGAGTTGGTTAGAGCACAGGTTGATGCGCTGGTTATCGATACTGCACACGGACATACTAAAGGTGTGATAGAAATGCTGAAACGCGTAAAAGCAAAATACCCTGAAAAAGATGTTGTGGCCGGAAACATTGCCACTGCCGAGGCAGCAAAATTACTGGTTAGTGCCGGTGCCGATGCGGTAAAAGTTGGAATTGGTCCGGGATCGATTTGTACCACCCGAGTTATTGCCGGTGTTGGTGTACCTCAGCTTTCTGCCATTTACAATGTTTCAAAAGCCATTAAAGATTCTGGAGTGCCGGTAATTGGTGATGGCGGTATTCGTTATTCAGGTGATATTGTTAAAGGATTGGCTGCAGGTGCCGACTCGATGATGGCAGGTGGACTGTTTGCAGGTGTTGAGGAATCTCCGGGCGAAACCATCCTTTACCAGGGACGAAAATTTAAAGCATATCGTGGAATGGGATCGGTTGAAGCCATGCAAAAAGGTTCGAAAGACCGCTATTTCCAAGATATGGAAGAAGATATTAAAAAGTTGGTTCCGGAAGGAATTGCTGCACGTGTTCCTTTCAAAGGGTCGTTGTACGAAGTGCTTTACCAGTTGCTTGGTGGCTTGCGTGCAGGAATGGGATATTGCGGAGCTAAAAATATTAAAGTATTGCAAGAAGCTAAATTTACTCGCATTTCAAATGCCGGTGTTCAGGAAAGTCATCCGCACGATGTAAGCATTACCCGTGAAGCACCGAACTACAGCAGCCGCCAATAAGAGCGGCTTGCCTTGTAGCTATTACGATCAAAAAAAAAGCTGTACAAATAGGTGGTTCAAATCTTAAACCCATAGTTTAAAATGAACAGGATTTTTTTTTCGCTGGTTCTTTTTCTTGTATTTACGCTGGGGGCTTTTGCTCAGCAGTCGGACATTATTTTAAAAGTTGGTCATCAGGAAATAAGCAAGGATGAGTTTGAACACATATACCGGAAGAACAACAATAACTTATATTCTGATACAGATAAAAAATCGCCGGCAGAATACCTCGAACTGTTTATCAATTTTAAACTAAAAGTTGTTGAGGCTGAAGCCTTAAAAATGGATACCAGCCAATCATTTATTAATGAACTGGCGGGTTACAGAAAAGAGGTAGCAGCTCCTTATCTTACCGATATTGATTTTAACGAACAACAGGTACAAGAACTCTATCGCCGAATGACGCTTGAAGTTGATGCCAGTCATATTTTACTTCGCATTGAACCCAATACTTCGCCACAAAAGAAAAAAGAAGTACTGGATAAAATTTCTGCAATTAAGGATGAGATAATGGCCGGCAAACCGTTTGACGACGCAGCCATGGAGTATTCAGAAGATCCATCGGCGCAAACCAACAAAGGACGACTTGGCTATTTTTCGGCATTTACCATGGTTGCTCCTTTTGAAGATGCAGCGTTTAATACACCCGTTGGAGAAGTTTCGGATCCGATAAAAACGGACTTTGGCTATCACCTGATAAAAGTACACGATGTTCGTCAGAACAAAGGTGAAATACAGGTGGCCCACATCATGAAAAATATTCCGAGCGAAGCACCTGCCGAAGAAAAAATAAAAGCCAAAGCGGCCATCGATTCCATTTACCAGTTATTGCTTGATGGGGCCGATTTTGCAGAACTGGCAAAAAAAGAATCTCAGGATCGTCGTTCTGCAGTTCGTGGTGGCGAAATGCCATGGTTTTCGGCCGGAAGAATTGTGTCTGAATTTTCAGGCCCGGCCTTTGCATTAAAAAATAACGGCGACATTTCGAAACCGGTGGAAACGCCATTTGGTTATCACATTATCAAAAGGCTGAATGCCAGACCGGTTCCACCTTTCGAAGAAGCACGCGCTTCAATTGAAAGTCAAATTAAAAAGGATGCCACTCGTTTGGCTTCGGGGAAAAAAGTCTTTATTGAAAAGCTTAAAAAAGAATACAATTTCGCTGAAAACAAAGCAGCTATAGAAGAATTGGCAAAATTAAGTATTTCGGATGACGCTGTTTTGCCAGAGGACACTTTATTCACCATCGACAATAAAAACTTTGGAGCAAAGGAATTATCAGCATTCATTTCCCAACAAAAGATATCAAGCGGATCGTACTTAGCGGTATATGATACCTGGGTGATATATGAAATTACCAGGCTTGAAGATTCGAAACTGGAAGATAAATATCCGGAGTTCCGCTACCTGATGAACGAGTACCACGACGGGATTCTGCTCTTCAATATTTCGCAGGAAAAAATCTGGAACTTTGCTGCACAGGATACCGCCGGACTTGAAAAATTCTACGAAAAAGATAAAGACAAACACTTGTGGGGCGAACGTTTCAAAGGGCATATAATTACCTGCAAAAATGTTTCGGTTCGCGAAGAAGCTGAAAATCTTTTTGGCGCAGGTATGAATGCCGATGAAGTACTGGCACACATCAACGGAAATGACGAAGAGTTAATTTCAATAGAATCCGGAGCATGGGAAGAAGCGCAAAACCCAATAGTTGATTATTACGTTTGGAACGGCAAAGATCCGGAAGATTTTGATAGTTCGACCACTTTTATACGTGGCGACAAAATTGAGCCGGAGCCAAAAACATTGGATGAAGCAAGAGGATTGTTTATTTCGGATTACCAGGATTACCTTGAAAAACAATGGCTTAAAGAATTACGATCGAAACACAAGGTAAAAGTGAATAAAAAACTGCTAAAAACCATCGAGAGTGTTTAAAGGTCGGTTCACATATGGTTTTATTATTTTTTTGGCAGTTATCATTGTCGGATGTACATCGGATAGTGCAGATGAACCGCTTGCAAGTGTCGGAGAAAAAGTGCTTTACAGATCGAAAGTTGAAGAAGTTTTGCCGAAAGGAATAAGTACTGAAGACAGTGTTTCGATGAGCAACGATTATATCGACAAATGGATTAAGCAGGAACTTCTGATACAAAAAGCCGACGAAAACCTGAGTGCCGAACAGAAAGATTTGCGTGAAGAGCTGGAAGAATATCGTAACTCACTCATCATTTACAAATACAAAAATGAGCTGATGAAACAGCGCATGGATACCGTGGTTACCGATGAACAGATTGAAACGTATTACAACAATAATCAATCGAACTTTAACCTGAATTACAGCATTGTAAAAGCAACATTTGTAATGATACCGGGAGAACTGGCAAATCCGGAGTTGGTTAAAGAACTGGTGGCCGATACTTCGCCCGAAGGATTGGATGAGTTGCGGGATTATTGCGGACAATATGCAAAAAAGGTAAACATTTCGGCCGATGAATGGATTAGTTTTCAGGCACTGAAAAAGAATTTCCCGGCAGAGGTGGAAGACGATGCCCGTTTTCTTAGCCGCAACCAACTGTATGAAATGAATGATTCAAATTATTATTATCTTGTCAGCATTCATGATTATAAATTAACCAACGATCTGGCACCGATTGATTTTGTGCGAAACAATATTAAGAACCTGATCCTGAATCAACGTAAAATCAGGTTTCTTAAAGAAATTGAAGAAAACATTTACACGGAAGGTGTAAGAAAGAAGAAATTCAGAAAATATGAAACGAAAACAAATTAGCGAAAATATGATGACTAGAATTTTTGTAACAATGATGCTAATGCTTGCGGTACTTACCGGGGCAAACGCTCAGGATAAAGTTATCGACCAGATTGTAGCCGTGGTTGGTGGTAACATTATTTTGAAATCCGACATCGAAAATATGCACATCAATAATCAGGCACAGGGACTTACCTCTGAAGGCGATATGAAGTGCGAGATACTGGAAGATTTTTTGATTAACAAACTACTGGTTGCCGAGGCAGAACTGGATACATTAATTACAGTAACACCGAGCCAGGTTAATCAGCAAATGGACGGACAGTTGCAAATGTACCTGCAACATTTTGGCACTGAAAGTGCCGTTGAAGCCTATTTCAACAAGCCAATTGCCAGCATTAAAGCTGATATGCAGGAAGCTATTCGCGAACAATTATTAAGTCAGCAAATGCGCTCAAAAATTGTTGAGAATGTAACAGTTACTCCATCAGAGGTGCGTTACAACTACCGCAACCTGAGTAAAGATGAAATTCCAACTATTCCGGCGCAATACGAGTATGCACAAATAACTGTTCAGCCACAGATTGACCTGGAGGAAGAAAACCGAGTAAAGGCCAAATTGCGCGAGATTAAAAAACGTATTGAAAACGGTTCGAGCTTTGCCGCCATGGCTGTGATTTATTCTGAGGGACCATCGGCAAAAGACGGTGGTGTTATTGGATACTCGGGACGAGCACAACTTGATCCGGCTTATGCATCTGCAGCTTTCAACCTGAAAGGCGACAAAGTTTCGAACGTGGTAAAAAGTGCTTTCGGATATCACATTATTCAGCTTGTTGACAAACAAGGAGGTAAAGTAAACACGCGTCATATTTTGATGAAACCTAAAGTTTCGGTAGAAGCAAAAGAGGAAGCCTACGAACGATTGGACAGCCTTGCCAACCTGATTCGCAAAGATGAAATTGCATTCGATCAGGCTGCGCAAATGTTTTCGTACGATAAAAATACCAGAAACAATGGCGGTATTGCGATTAACATGAACACCATGTCGTCGAAATTTTCGATTGAAGAAGTTGATGCCGACGTAAGTAAAATAATTACTCAAATGAACATCAATGAGATTTCAGAGCCTTTTGAAACCATTGACATGGAAAACCAGCAGGAGGTGTATAAAATTATCAAGCTGCTAAAGAAAACAGACGCACACAAGGCTAACCTGCAGGACGACTACCAGACACTTGCAGAAATGTACCTGGCCAAAAAGAAAGAACAGGTGCTGCAGGAATGGATAGCTGATCGCCAGTCGCAAACCTATATTCGCATCGACAGAACTTACGCCAATTGCAACTTTCAATTTGACAACTGGATTAAATAACCCACGAATTTTTATTTATGAATTTTAAAAACGACGTTGAAGCCTTAGATGCTCTTCAGGCAAAATACGAGGACCTGAAGAAAGAGATAACAACAGTAATTTATGGACAAGATGAGATTGTAACCCAGGTTTTAATTTCATTGTTTAGCCGCGGACACGTTTTACTAATTGGTGTTCCGGGACTTGCAAAAACATTATTGGTAACAACTATTGCCAAAATTCTGGGATTAAAATACAACCGCATCCAATTTACTCCCGATCTGATGCCATCGGATATTATCGGCACGGAAATTCTCGACAATGAGCGTAACTTCAAATTCATACAGGGACCACTGTTTGCCAACATTATCCTGGCCGACGAAATAAACCGTACACCGCCAAAAACACAGTCGGCGTTATTGGAAGCCATGCAGGAACGTGCAATAACTGCAGCCGGTCAGCATTTTGAGTTAGACAGACCGTTTTTTGTTTTGGCAACACAAAACCCAATTGAGCAGGAAGGAACTTATCCCCTGCCCGAGGCGCAACTCGACCGTTTTATGTTTTCGGTATGGCTTGATTATCCAAAACTTGAAGACGAAATTACGATTGTAAAAAATACGACCAGCATACAAAATGCCGAGTTGAAACCGGTTATTTCAGGAAAAGAAATTCTCTATTACCAGGATTTAATTCGTAAAATTCCGGTAAATGATAATGTATTGCGTTATGCAGTTACACTTGCAGCAAAGACACGTCCGGAGAATGAGAATTCGGCAGAGATAGCTAACGACTACCTGAAATGGGGTGCCGGACCGCGTGCATCTCAATACCTGGTTTTGGGTGCAAAAACGCATGCTGCATTGCATGGAAAGTATTCGCCCGACATTGAGGACGTAAAAGCTGTTGCCCCATCAATATTAAGGCACCGTATTATAAAAAATTACAAAGCCGAAGCTGAAAATATTTCAATCGACGAAATCATCGACAAACTGCTTTAATGTCATTTTATCGTATTAATATAAGCGCCGGATTGCGCACTTTGACCTCGCTCGTCCTCCTCTTTATACTTCTACTGGCATCCGAAAAAGGTAATGCCCAGGAAAAGAAACGAGTGGAAATTCTACAGGCAGAATCATTAGAACAAAGTGAGAATATTGCTAACGCCCAGCGTTTGATTAACGACGTAATTATCCGGCACGAAGGAGTTTTAATGTATTGCGACAGCGCTTACACCTATGAAGGTACAAACCGTGTTGATGCTTTTGGCAATGTACATATTAACCAGGGAGACACCTTGCACTTGTATGCCAGAAAAGTTTTTTATGATGGCGACCGCAGTTTTGCACAAGCTATAAATAATGTAAAGCTGGTAAATCCTGAAATGACGCTGTATACCGATACGTTGGATTACGACATGAACCTGAATGTTGGCTATTACGACTGTTTTGGAAAGATTGTAGACAGCACCAACGTTCTCACTAGTAAAGTCGGTAAATATTTCCTCGACAATAATGAAGCGCATTTTACCGACAGTGTGGTAGGTTACTCCGACAAATATACCATCGACAGCGAAGACCTGCGTTACAACACGCAAACCGAGGTCATCTATTTTAAAGGGCCAACAACTATTCGCGACTCGGTTAATACACTGTACGCTGAAGATGGTTGGTACAATACTCAAAGTGGTGAGGCGGATCTAAATCTGCATCCAATGGTTTATAACGATACACAATCGATTGAAGCCAAACAAATTAGCTACAATAAAGAGAATGGAGATGGTTACGCCGAAGGGAATGTGCATATTGAGGACTACGAAAACCGAACGATAATTAAAGGGAACAAAGTAGTTTACAATGATGAAAAAGAAACGGCCGTTGCTACCGACTCGGCTGTCTTTATTTCTTACAATGAAACCGACAGCCTCTTTCTGCATGCCGATACCTTAAAAAGCATTCCCGACACAATTGAGGGAGAAAACCTGGTGATGGCATATTACGGCGTGCGCTTTTTCCGCAATGATGTGCAGGGTATTTGCGACTCGCTCATGTATTTTACCAAAGACTCGCTGGTACAACTTCACCGAAATCCTGTGATTTGGAGCGAACAACACCAGCTTAGTGCCGAATACATCGAAATGATTCAACATACCAACGCGCCGAATGAAATGCACATGATGAAAAATAGTTTTATCATTTCGAAACAGGACACAGGACGGTTCGATCAAATTAAAGGGAAGGACATGACCGGCTACATCGTTAATGGCAAACTTCGCAATATCGATGTTGACGGCAACGGACAAACCTTGTATTATGCCCGCGACAAGGAGGCTGTTATTGGTCTGAACAGAGCTGAAAGCAGTAATATAGGAATTCGCTTTAAAGACGGACAGGTTCATGCAATTGCATTTCAGAAACAACCCGAGGGGCAACTAAAACCTATTTTAAATCTGGAAGAGGGAGAAAAAACACTGCCCGGATTCGAATGGAAAATAGAACTCCGACCACTTTCGAAAAATGACATTTTTGAGCGATCGGAAAAGAAAGCAGAAGTAACAAAGCAAGAGAATAGCCCAACTGATCAGTAATTGATTATAACTTGAAACAGATTTATCTTCGTGCCCCGGCGATATTACAACTTTTTAAACTATTGCCTTTCTAATTTTTACTTTTGCCTGAAAATAAAAGTTACTCTAATGTTAACACAAAACAGACATTTCAGTATTATTCTTCTTTTTTTAAGAAAAAACGCCCATTTCATTTTCATTTTAAAATAATATTTTCATATTTGCAGGAAATCATAAGCAAATGACAAAAAATATCAACATTTCTATTCTTAACCTCATTATTGGTATCCTTCTTCTAACAAGGAAGAAATGAGAATGGTATGTTGATTAACGATATTGGATTAAAGAAGCCATTCTCACATTGAGGATGGCTTTTTTCATGATAGAAAAAGTTCGAAGCGCGAAGTCAGAAGACAGAAGTAGAAAAATTCTTCCGACTCCCGTCTCCGGTCTTCCGGTCAAATGGTTATGATTTGAAACAGACGATTTGATAAAACAGTATAACAAGAATTGAAAAACAAATAGATCATGAGCGACAGACTTTACATTTTCGACACAACTTTGAGGGACGGAGAACAGGTCCCCGGTTGTCAGTTGAACACAGTAGAAAAGATTGAAGTTGCCAAAGCATTGCAGGAATTGGGAGTTGATGTAATTGAAGCAGGATTCCCCATTTCGAGCCCCGGCGATTTTGAATCGGTAGTAGAGATTTCGAAAGCGGTTACATGGCCAACAATTACAGCCTTAACCCGCGCAGTACAAAAAGATATTGATGTTGCAGCCGAATCACTCAAGTACGCCAAAAAAGGTCGTATTCACACTGGTATCGGAACATCAGATTTTCATATTTACCACAAACTCAACTCAAACCCTGATGCGATTATCGAACGTGGTGTTGAGGCGGTTAAATACGCAAAAAAATACGTTGAAGATGTAGAGTTTTATGCTGAAGATGCAGGGCGTACCGGAAACGAGTACCTGGCCCGCGTTATTGAGGCAGTAATTAAAGCCGGTGCTACTGTTGTAAATATACCGGATACCACCGGTTACACATTGCCACACGAATTTGGTGCAAAAATCAAATACCTGATGGACAACGTGCCAAACATCCACAAAGCGATTATCTCAACGCACTGTCATAACGATTTGGGAATGGCAACAGCCAACACTGTTTCGGGAATCCTGAATGGTGCCCGCCAGGCAGAGGTTACCATTAACGGAATTGGCGAACGCGCCGGAAACACCTCGTTGGAAGAGGTGGTAATGACATTAAAAACACATTACAAAGCACTGGGAATTGAAACAGGTGTAAATACCAAGAAAATTTACGGTACAAGCCGATTGGTTTCTACTTTGATGAACATGCCGGTGCAGCCTAACAAAGCTGTTGTTGGACGTAACGCATTTGCCCACTCGTCGGGTATTCACCAGGATGGTGTATTGAAAAACCGCGAGAACTACGAGATTATGGATCCAACAGACGTGGGCATCAACGAATCGGCAATTTTATTGACTGCACGAAGTGGTCGCGCAGCGTTGAAACACCGTTTGGAGTTGTTAGGATTCGAGTTGGATAAAGAAAAACTTGACGAGGTTTACGAAGAGTTCCTGAAACTGGCCGACAAGAAAAAAGATATTCGTGATGACGATATCGCGTTGTTGGTTGGCGATGCAACACGTAAAGAACACCGCATTAAATTGGATTACCTGCAAGTTGTTACCGGAAAGAGCCTGAAACCAATGGCAACTGTACGCCTGAACATTTCAGGTGAGAAATTCGATGCCACTTCTGATGGTAACGGTCCGGTTGATGCAGCAATTAAAGCGGTTAAAAAAATTATTCACCGTCAGGTAGTTATCGAGGAATTCCTGGTACAAGCAATTACCCGCGGTAGCGATGACATTGGTAAAGTACACATGCAGGTGGAATACGAAGATGCGATCTACCATGGTTTTGGTGCTCACACCGACATTATTACGGCTTCGGTTGAGGCCTTTTTAGATGCCATTAACAAACTGCCGGCAGCATTGTAAATTATAGAGTATAACGCTGTCATTTCGACGACGCAGGAGGAGAAATCTGTTTACTTTAAGTTGACAGATTTCTCAGTCTTTCATCCTTCGAAATGACATCAAAATAAAATCATGACAGCAAAAACATTATTTGATAAGATTTGGGATGCACATGTAGTGAAACAGGTAGAAGGCGGCCCAAATGTATTGTATATCGACCGTCACTTTATTCACGAAGTAACGAGTCCGGTGGCCTTCTTAGGATTGAAAAACCGCGGATTGAAAGTTTATCGTCCGGATCAAACTACAGCTACTCCCGACCATAACGTTCCTACTATCAACCAGCACATGTCGATCAAAGACGAACTTTCGCGCAACCAGGTTGACATGCTGAAAAAGAACTGCGATGAGAACGGTATTGTTTATCACGGTTTAGGAACTGAAGGTCACGGTGTGGTACACATTATTGGCCCTGAAATGGGATTAACCCAGCCGGGAATGACCATTGTTTGTGGCGACAGCCACACATCTACTCACGGAGCTTTTGGTGCCATTGCTTTTGGTATTGGTACCAGCGAGGTGGAAATGGTTTTGGCCAGCCAGTGCATTATGCAGCCTAAACCAAAGAAAATGCGCATCACCGTTAACGGAACTTTAGACAAAGGTGTAACGGCAAAAGATATCGCACTTTACATTATTTCTAAAATATCGACCAGTGGTGGTACCGGTCACTTTATCGAGTATGCAGGTTCGGCAATTACCAGCCTGACAATGGAAGGCCGTATGACACTTTGTAACCTGAGTATTGAAAGTGGTGCCCGTGGCGGTATGATTGCTCCGGATGAAACAACTTTCAATTATGTAAAAGGCCGTCAGTTTGCACCAAAAGGTGAAGACTGGGACATAGCCATGGAAAAATGGGCGGAATTAAAATCAGACGAAGATGCCGTTTTTGATACGGAATACACTTTTGATGCTGCTGACATTGAGCCGATGATTACTTACGGAACAAACCCTGGAATGGGAATTGGTGTTTCGCAAACGATTCCAACTTCAGAAGGATTGTCGGGAACCGATAAAACAACGTATCAGAAATCGTTGCAATACATGGGATACAACGAAGGCGATGCCATGAAAGGCAAACCGGTTGATTTTGTATTCCTGGGAAGCTGTACTAACGGTCGTATTGAGGATTTCCGCGAATTTGCCGCTTTTGTTAAAGGCAAGAAAAAAGCCGATAACGTTACGGCGTGGTTGGTCCCAGGATCAAAACAGGTACAGAACCAAATTGAAGCCGAAGGACTTGTTCCGATTTTGGAAGAAGCAGGTTTTGAGTTGCGTCAGCCGGGATGTTCTGCATGTCTGGCAATGAACGACGATAAAATACCAATGGGGAAATATTCTGTTTCAACGTCGAACAGAAACTTTGAAGGTCGCCAGGGACCGGGTGCTCGCACTTTGCTTGCAAGCCCACTTACAGCTGCAGCAGCCGCAGTATCTGGTGTAATTGCAGATCCTAGAGACTTGATGTAGAACCGCAAAGCGCGAAGCGCAAAGAGCAAAGCGAAAAAGGTCGCAAAGCTCAATGCTCTTGGCACTATGCTCAATTATAAAAACATGGCATACGATAAATTTTCAAAAATAAATTCACCGGCAGTACCTCTGCCCTACGAAAATGTAGATACCGACCAGATTATTCCTGCCCGCTTTTTGAAAGCGGTGGAACGTAAAGGATTTGGCGATAACCTTTTCCGCGACTGGCGGTATGAAAACGATGGAAGTCCGAAAGCTGATTTCCCGTTAAACAACGATAAATATTCAGGTAAAATCCTGGTAGGCGGTAAGAACTTTGGTAGCGGATCGAGCCGTGAGCACGCCGCATGGGCCCTCTACGATTATGGTTTCCGTGTGGTAGTTTCAAGCTTTTTCGCCGATATTTTTAAAGGAAACGCCTTGAACAACGGACTATTACCGGTTGTTGTTTCACCAGAGTTCCTTGAGAAAATCTTTGCTCAGATTGAAAAAGATGCAGATTCAACTTTCGAAGTCGATCTTCCAAATCAGAAATTCACTATAACAGCTACAGGTGAATCGTCTGATTTCGAGATCAATCCGTACAAAAAACATTGTTTGCAAAACGGATTGGATGATATCGACTACCTGGTTGAAATGAAGGAGCAGATTGCAGAATTTGAGGCTAATTAGTTGCTGTCATTTCGAACCTGAAGAATGAAGGTGAGAAATCTGTTTCAATTAACAGATTTCTCGTCGTTCCTCCTCGAAATGACATGATAAATTGAAACAGACAGACAAAAATGACAGGCAAAGCAGTAGAAATTTCAGGTAAACGCCTTACTATAATGGACACTACCCTGCGCGATGGCGAACAAACTTCAGGAGTTTCGTTCAGCGACGGGGAAAAACTAAGTGTGGCCAAGGTGTTGCTTGAGGATGTGAAAGTGGACCGCATTGAAATTGCCTCAGCACGGGTATCGGAAGGAGAATTCAAAGGTACTCAGAAAGTAATGCAATGGGCCACTCAAAAAGGTCACCTCGAAAAAGTTGAGGTTTTAGGATTTGTTGATGGAAA
This genomic window contains:
- the leuD gene encoding 3-isopropylmalate dehydratase small subunit, giving the protein MAYDKFSKINSPAVPLPYENVDTDQIIPARFLKAVERKGFGDNLFRDWRYENDGSPKADFPLNNDKYSGKILVGGKNFGSGSSREHAAWALYDYGFRVVVSSFFADIFKGNALNNGLLPVVVSPEFLEKIFAQIEKDADSTFEVDLPNQKFTITATGESSDFEINPYKKHCLQNGLDDIDYLVEMKEQIAEFEAN
- the leuC gene encoding 3-isopropylmalate dehydratase large subunit yields the protein MTAKTLFDKIWDAHVVKQVEGGPNVLYIDRHFIHEVTSPVAFLGLKNRGLKVYRPDQTTATPDHNVPTINQHMSIKDELSRNQVDMLKKNCDENGIVYHGLGTEGHGVVHIIGPEMGLTQPGMTIVCGDSHTSTHGAFGAIAFGIGTSEVEMVLASQCIMQPKPKKMRITVNGTLDKGVTAKDIALYIISKISTSGGTGHFIEYAGSAITSLTMEGRMTLCNLSIESGARGGMIAPDETTFNYVKGRQFAPKGEDWDIAMEKWAELKSDEDAVFDTEYTFDAADIEPMITYGTNPGMGIGVSQTIPTSEGLSGTDKTTYQKSLQYMGYNEGDAMKGKPVDFVFLGSCTNGRIEDFREFAAFVKGKKKADNVTAWLVPGSKQVQNQIEAEGLVPILEEAGFELRQPGCSACLAMNDDKIPMGKYSVSTSNRNFEGRQGPGARTLLASPLTAAAAAVSGVIADPRDLM